A stretch of Nitrospirota bacterium DNA encodes these proteins:
- a CDS encoding HigA family addiction module antidote protein, whose translation MSKMMRNPTTPGEILKEEFLVPLKMTQAELALHLNCDVKVINRIINGHSGVTAEMAIKLAAAFSTSPEFWINAQKAVDLYKASKNIGKLPKSLLLKTV comes from the coding sequence ATGTCTAAAATGATGAGAAATCCGACCACGCCAGGGGAGATATTGAAGGAGGAGTTTCTGGTGCCGCTTAAGATGACTCAGGCTGAGTTGGCTTTGCATCTGAATTGCGATGTAAAGGTCATTAATCGGATAATCAATGGGCATAGCGGTGTTACGGCGGAAATGGCAATTAAGCTGGCAGCTGCTTTTAGCACATCGCCGGAGTTTTGGATAAACGCCCAAAAGGCGGTGGACCTTTACAAGGCATCTAAAAACATCGGTAAATTGCCGAAATCGTTACTTCTGAAGACGGTATAG